From Alteromonas australica, one genomic window encodes:
- a CDS encoding MotA/TolQ/ExbB proton channel family protein, whose amino-acid sequence MNYLIGLFESVRDFIATGGDVLYFVAAALFLMWVLMIERYWYLTSVFPKVKKSIIQNWDARADTTSWYAHRIRDAWISQASDALNARMLIIRTIIAMCPLIGLLGTVTGMIGVFETMATQGTSNARLMAAGISMATIPTMAGMVAALSGLFISSRLEAKVKLAREGLVDSLPHH is encoded by the coding sequence ATGAATTACCTGATTGGATTATTTGAATCGGTCAGGGACTTTATCGCTACCGGCGGTGACGTGCTGTATTTCGTTGCTGCCGCGCTCTTTCTCATGTGGGTTTTAATGATTGAGCGTTACTGGTATTTAACCTCGGTCTTTCCAAAGGTGAAGAAATCTATCATCCAAAATTGGGATGCCCGAGCTGATACCACATCATGGTATGCGCATAGAATCCGTGACGCGTGGATTTCTCAAGCGTCAGATGCACTGAACGCGCGAATGCTGATTATACGTACCATTATTGCAATGTGTCCGTTAATCGGGTTACTAGGAACAGTAACCGGTATGATCGGTGTATTCGAGACAATGGCAACACAGGGCACCAGTAACGCCCGTCTAATGGCAGCTGGTATCTCTATGGCAACAATTCCTACAATGGCAGGAATGGTCGCCGCGCTATCTGGGCTGTTTATCAGTTCTCGTCTTGAAGCGAAAGTGAAGCTGGCACGAGAAGGGCTAGTTGATAGCCTGCCACATCATTAG
- a CDS encoding tetratricopeptide repeat protein, with product MMKRKFKMSAVALVLGAGAVFSAPAALAQSSPVVCPGYEKGKTTLVGERTGKKVQKAFEAYNEDRIDEALNILYEIDPSEDFDKAYVDRFIGNLLASQEGQGGKAMGYLVSSVENKVLNDTEHSQTLKLIGDLSMQETKYTDAIKWYNAWMDFTCKEDPDVYTRLAQAYYESGQLDKMVEPADKAIALYEKPNKNPYVLKLTSFYERKMFAQTVEVAEELVRNFPEEPRWWTQLGFFYLTVEDYKKGLSTFEIAYNEGFLKKANEIKTLAQLFQTNGMPYKAAKILEKHVASGLLEDDADMIANIANAYHQAKNYDDAASLYGKAAAKSSDPEHYRKQGTLLLVAEDYKGAIKALNQALERGAEDPEKIHFTLMEANFYAGNFKAAYNHVQQAKKDRSLRRNASAWEPYIKEKAKNRGINI from the coding sequence ATGATGAAACGTAAATTCAAAATGTCAGCCGTTGCTTTGGTGCTAGGTGCAGGTGCTGTATTCAGTGCACCTGCGGCACTAGCCCAGTCATCACCTGTTGTTTGTCCGGGTTACGAGAAGGGCAAAACAACGTTAGTGGGTGAGCGTACTGGTAAAAAAGTACAAAAAGCGTTTGAAGCTTATAATGAAGATCGCATCGATGAAGCATTAAATATTCTTTATGAAATCGATCCTTCTGAAGACTTCGACAAAGCCTATGTTGACCGTTTCATTGGTAACCTTCTTGCATCGCAAGAAGGCCAAGGCGGTAAAGCAATGGGTTACTTAGTTAGCTCAGTTGAAAACAAAGTACTTAATGACACAGAGCATTCTCAAACACTAAAATTAATTGGTGATTTGAGCATGCAGGAAACGAAGTATACTGATGCGATTAAGTGGTATAACGCATGGATGGACTTTACGTGTAAAGAAGATCCAGACGTTTATACTCGTTTAGCTCAGGCGTACTATGAGTCTGGTCAATTAGACAAAATGGTAGAGCCTGCTGATAAAGCGATTGCGCTTTATGAAAAGCCGAACAAAAACCCTTATGTGCTTAAGCTCACCTCATTCTATGAACGTAAGATGTTTGCTCAAACGGTAGAAGTTGCAGAAGAGTTAGTGCGTAACTTCCCTGAAGAGCCACGTTGGTGGACGCAGTTAGGATTTTTCTACCTTACGGTAGAGGATTACAAAAAAGGTTTATCAACCTTTGAAATTGCGTACAACGAAGGTTTTCTTAAGAAAGCGAACGAGATTAAAACACTTGCTCAGTTGTTCCAAACAAACGGTATGCCTTACAAGGCAGCTAAAATTTTGGAAAAACACGTAGCGTCAGGTTTGCTTGAAGATGATGCTGATATGATTGCTAACATTGCGAATGCATATCACCAGGCGAAGAACTACGACGACGCCGCTAGCCTATACGGAAAAGCAGCAGCGAAAAGTTCAGATCCTGAGCATTACAGAAAACAAGGCACGCTTTTGCTAGTAGCTGAAGATTATAAAGGTGCAATCAAGGCCTTAAATCAAGCGCTAGAACGTGGTGCTGAAGACCCTGAAAAGATTCACTTCACTCTAATGGAAGCGAATTTCTACGCGGGTAACTTCAAAGCGGCTTATAACCACGTGCAACAAGCTAAAAAGGATCGCTCGCTACGTCGTAACGCGTCAGCTTGGGAGCCGTACATTAAAGAAAAAGCGAAAAACCGCGGTATTAATATCTAG
- a CDS encoding energy transducer TonB, translating to MLRIIVSILLGAGVAFALFVLMAKLIENSARPADEVPEAPVIDIVMQEPDDQTQTRQRVPPPPPPPPQQPPKMEPVEPEAAEPDADGFSLAIPAVDTGGVGVNIGGVGAMQRDGDATPIVRIDPKYPPQAARDGREGWVRLSFTINEVGGVEDIEVIEAEPKRIFDREARRALRKWKYKPKIVDGKPVKQPGMFVQLDFKLEQ from the coding sequence ATGTTACGTATAATTGTATCTATATTGCTAGGTGCTGGTGTTGCATTTGCCCTTTTCGTATTGATGGCTAAGCTGATTGAAAACTCAGCGCGGCCAGCAGACGAAGTACCTGAAGCACCGGTAATCGATATTGTGATGCAGGAACCAGACGACCAGACGCAAACGCGTCAACGTGTTCCGCCTCCACCTCCGCCTCCGCCGCAACAGCCTCCTAAAATGGAACCTGTTGAGCCAGAAGCGGCTGAACCAGATGCAGATGGATTTAGCTTAGCTATTCCAGCTGTAGACACGGGTGGTGTTGGCGTAAACATTGGTGGTGTTGGTGCCATGCAGCGTGACGGTGACGCCACGCCTATCGTTCGTATCGATCCTAAGTATCCACCTCAAGCTGCCCGTGACGGTAGAGAAGGTTGGGTAAGATTGTCTTTCACTATCAACGAGGTTGGTGGTGTTGAAGATATCGAAGTAATCGAAGCAGAACCTAAGCGTATATTCGACCGTGAAGCACGTCGTGCTCTACGTAAGTGGAAATATAAGCCTAAGATCGTAGATGGCAAGCCGGTTAAACAGCCAGGCATGTTTGTTCAGCTAGACTTTAAACTGGAGCAATGA
- a CDS encoding DUF3450 domain-containing protein, whose amino-acid sequence MSKRTLIASTVMGAFALTGSAVSADTLDELHKEEAKIHAAAAKSQEKINTLFEQSQELLVEYRQTVDETENLKIYNDYIASLVADQQRGIDSLQRQIDSIEQTKQGIVPLMFRMIDSLEQFIKLDRPIHLEERLERVNRLRDVMANSNVTVSEQFRQVIEAYLVEVEYGTKIDSYQGTIDDAGTEVTVDFFNLGRSALVALSLDQSHAWVWNNESRAWEKLGDEYLSSVVDAVKMANGVIPADLIKLPISAAE is encoded by the coding sequence ATGAGCAAGAGAACTCTTATTGCTTCTACTGTTATGGGTGCATTCGCACTAACAGGTAGCGCAGTCTCTGCAGATACGCTTGACGAACTTCATAAAGAAGAAGCGAAAATCCACGCGGCTGCAGCGAAATCTCAAGAAAAAATCAACACGTTGTTTGAGCAATCTCAAGAATTACTTGTTGAGTATCGTCAAACAGTAGATGAGACAGAAAACCTTAAAATCTACAATGACTATATCGCAAGCCTAGTTGCAGATCAGCAACGCGGTATTGATTCATTACAACGTCAAATCGACAGCATCGAGCAAACTAAGCAGGGCATCGTTCCTCTTATGTTCCGCATGATTGACAGCCTAGAGCAGTTTATCAAGCTTGATCGTCCTATTCATTTAGAAGAGCGTCTAGAGCGTGTTAACCGTCTTCGCGACGTTATGGCAAACTCTAACGTAACTGTATCTGAGCAGTTCCGCCAAGTTATCGAAGCATATCTTGTGGAAGTTGAATACGGCACTAAGATCGACTCATATCAAGGGACGATTGATGACGCAGGTACAGAGGTTACTGTTGACTTCTTTAACCTTGGTCGTTCAGCACTTGTCGCTCTATCTCTAGACCAATCTCATGCATGGGTTTGGAATAATGAGAGCCGCGCTTGGGAAAAACTAGGTGATGAGTATCTTTCATCAGTTGTTGATGCAGTTAAAATGGCCAATGGCGTCATTCCTGCAGACCTAATCAAACTACCTATTAGTGCAGCGGAGTAA
- a CDS encoding TonB-dependent receptor, whose protein sequence is MYKNLFTLTLIASSLSAYAQSTDVQNIDDADASTHDIERILVSGDFREVTLDQLSASATILNQARLSSRQPSHIDSVLNSVPNVNFSAGASRGRFIQIRGIGERSQFAEPINPSVSFIVDEFDFSGLAAAGLIFDTQQLDVYRGPQATLYGTGALAGAVKLSSNKVGSESPKYVEARLGSKDSYRVEAAAGDDINTDWGYRVALVHNRSDGFVENIYLNRDDTNNIDETAMRLSVEGNADERTTLAFTYRWYDIDNGYDAFSLDNDNKTLSDEPGFDEHQTHAVSARSTTRTHAGDFILIATHASHNIAYGYDEDWTYTGFHPWGYTSFDAYYREVETQTGEVRFVSSENAALLNGKTDWTIGAFYKGSEEALLRQYTYLDGDFRSEYTPTTTAIYGQTDTRLSDNLTLVAGLRLENYDFDYADNDGLTRAFDTTMVGGKLALQYTQNDHFYYASVSRGFKGAGFNTDSRVSDEQRFYDEEYNWNYEVGVKGPLLSDVLSARAAIFYMDRTDTQISDFDVITRDDGTAGFVDIIDNADLGTNKGAELELVWLALENWQLNASVGYLSATFEGYTLADGTQVNEQRQAQSPKWTANLYSEYLLTDSITWRVDVDYKDTYRFSDGHDVMAPSTTLVNSELLIENGPWQTSLWIQNAFDRTYYTRGFGGFSNDPRDEYAFNEPYYQLGNGRQYGVTVKYEF, encoded by the coding sequence ATGTACAAGAACCTTTTTACTCTTACTCTCATTGCTAGTTCACTTTCTGCATATGCACAATCTACCGATGTGCAAAATATTGATGACGCTGACGCAAGTACTCATGACATAGAGCGCATCCTAGTAAGCGGCGATTTCAGGGAGGTAACGCTCGATCAACTCAGCGCTAGCGCAACCATATTGAATCAAGCACGTTTAAGTAGCCGTCAACCGTCTCATATTGACAGCGTATTAAATAGTGTGCCTAACGTTAACTTCAGCGCAGGGGCGTCCCGAGGCCGGTTTATTCAAATTCGGGGAATTGGTGAGCGAAGTCAGTTTGCAGAGCCTATCAACCCATCTGTCAGTTTTATTGTTGATGAGTTTGATTTCTCAGGCTTAGCGGCAGCCGGCCTTATTTTTGATACCCAGCAATTAGATGTTTACCGTGGGCCACAAGCTACACTGTATGGTACGGGCGCCTTAGCGGGTGCGGTGAAGTTATCTAGTAATAAAGTAGGTAGTGAGTCGCCCAAGTATGTTGAGGCGCGGCTAGGCAGCAAAGACAGTTATCGGGTGGAAGCGGCGGCCGGCGATGATATTAACACCGATTGGGGATATCGGGTTGCGCTGGTTCACAACCGTAGCGATGGTTTCGTAGAAAACATCTATTTAAACAGAGACGATACAAACAATATCGATGAAACTGCCATGCGCTTAAGTGTGGAGGGTAATGCCGATGAGCGAACCACACTTGCGTTCACTTACCGTTGGTACGATATCGACAATGGCTATGATGCATTTTCACTTGATAATGATAATAAGACCTTATCGGACGAACCAGGTTTTGATGAACACCAAACCCATGCGGTCAGCGCGCGCTCTACCACTCGCACTCATGCAGGTGATTTCATTCTTATTGCCACTCATGCTTCTCACAATATTGCCTATGGGTATGATGAAGATTGGACTTACACCGGTTTTCATCCGTGGGGATATACTTCGTTTGACGCCTACTACAGAGAAGTCGAAACGCAAACCGGAGAAGTGCGTTTTGTATCTTCAGAAAACGCAGCGTTATTGAATGGCAAAACCGATTGGACGATAGGCGCTTTCTACAAAGGCTCGGAAGAAGCGTTATTGCGTCAATACACCTATTTAGACGGTGACTTCAGGAGTGAATATACGCCCACCACGACCGCAATATACGGGCAGACCGACACGCGCTTAAGCGATAACTTGACACTAGTTGCTGGGTTAAGACTAGAAAACTATGACTTTGATTACGCAGATAACGACGGTTTAACGCGCGCATTCGATACCACCATGGTGGGAGGCAAGCTAGCGCTTCAATACACGCAAAATGATCATTTTTATTATGCGAGTGTTTCTAGAGGCTTTAAAGGTGCAGGCTTTAATACCGACAGCAGAGTAAGCGACGAACAACGGTTTTATGATGAGGAATATAACTGGAACTATGAAGTTGGGGTGAAAGGTCCGCTATTGAGTGATGTGTTAAGTGCCCGCGCCGCTATTTTCTATATGGACAGAACAGATACACAGATCAGTGATTTTGATGTCATTACTCGTGACGACGGTACTGCAGGCTTCGTGGATATTATCGATAATGCAGATTTAGGCACAAATAAAGGGGCAGAACTTGAACTCGTTTGGTTAGCTCTAGAAAACTGGCAACTCAATGCAAGTGTTGGATATTTGAGTGCCACCTTCGAAGGTTATACGTTGGCTGATGGCACACAAGTAAACGAGCAACGTCAAGCTCAATCTCCAAAATGGACTGCTAACCTTTATAGTGAGTATTTACTAACGGATAGTATTACTTGGCGCGTCGATGTTGATTACAAAGACACGTATCGTTTCTCTGATGGTCATGACGTCATGGCGCCATCTACCACCTTGGTCAACTCAGAACTGTTAATTGAAAACGGACCATGGCAAACATCGTTGTGGATTCAAAACGCATTCGATAGAACCTACTACACCCGAGGTTTTGGTGGATTCAGCAATGATCCAAGAGATGAGTACGCGTTTAACGAACCATACTACCAACTGGGTAATGGGCGCCAATATGGTGTCACTGTGAAATATGAATTTTAA
- a CDS encoding GNAT family N-acetyltransferase, with translation MAYNSVYDWLYSPYLTEQWQMTHRRMLVITGTLEACQEKVKQLEQRPTKAQSDLDISFIIYNELADSAQANSNLRKHLLGNEYDVAVMYCHHGFSPSDVLALSGTLRYGGCLILCCPNFDTWHLAPPAQKVSFGFECTVSHGISRWINYINHSKDISLWGPNKTYLAPIKQQCGGNNSKMSDVPHSAFFKVMTPSQHTAYGAWSQNTENKAVITAPRGRGKSALMGIICADTLKRGQTVFVTSTVHQNVANLFKHCKAANSHLEQTEKHTFVDKQTGGVLKWMATDNPKLINHHCDLLVVDEAASLPIPILTKCVAAQENWLLGTTLHGYEGSGRGFVLRLLPKLQQREVPVYHLNEPLRWVPDDSLETITNTLCLFDSGNSHAQSLHTHNTSAMVNAIQVIEKPLHTLSEPALQQVMQLLSLAHYQTTPDDQMRLLDSHESRCFLAFAEKVIVGVAVIHIEGGECLAPLAVDIANGLRRPQGHLSAQKLATITGLAHVATHLYWRINRIAVHPDFQNKGLGSHMVSALSQAANAHHVDCLTSSYGQSTRLNKFWKANGFTCVEKGDKVNKASGERSALIIKPVSKSFEKLADLLACIFQQENYVPPTSLDELPTSLKALYTKRLNGFTRGIKSLEQSAYALACLHNTLEFQHLENSLNRFVPYSAEGTPQALPLSLQLAFHLHPLDKPSLRNIFGCTNNKALVQTLREYTKHLLFEATFANG, from the coding sequence ATGGCGTACAATTCTGTTTACGACTGGCTATATTCCCCTTACCTAACTGAACAATGGCAAATGACCCATCGTAGGATGTTGGTCATTACGGGGACCCTTGAGGCATGCCAAGAAAAAGTGAAACAACTCGAGCAACGGCCGACAAAAGCACAGAGTGACCTCGACATTTCCTTCATCATCTATAATGAACTTGCCGACAGCGCTCAAGCGAACAGTAACTTAAGAAAGCACCTTTTAGGTAACGAGTACGACGTGGCGGTGATGTACTGCCACCATGGTTTTTCTCCCAGTGATGTGCTTGCTCTCAGCGGTACACTGCGATACGGGGGGTGCCTGATTCTGTGCTGCCCCAATTTCGATACGTGGCACTTAGCCCCGCCAGCACAAAAAGTGTCTTTTGGATTTGAATGCACGGTAAGCCACGGTATTTCTCGGTGGATAAACTACATCAACCACAGCAAAGACATTTCCCTATGGGGTCCCAACAAAACATACCTCGCCCCCATTAAACAGCAATGCGGGGGCAACAATAGCAAAATGAGCGACGTCCCTCATTCTGCCTTCTTCAAGGTAATGACGCCTTCGCAACATACGGCCTATGGTGCATGGTCACAAAATACAGAAAATAAGGCCGTGATTACTGCGCCTAGGGGGAGAGGTAAATCAGCATTAATGGGCATAATATGTGCTGACACCCTTAAACGCGGACAAACCGTCTTTGTAACGAGTACCGTACATCAAAATGTCGCTAACTTATTCAAGCACTGTAAAGCAGCGAATAGCCACCTAGAGCAGACAGAAAAGCACACCTTTGTGGATAAACAAACGGGAGGGGTGCTTAAGTGGATGGCAACGGACAACCCCAAACTTATTAACCACCATTGCGACCTATTAGTGGTAGACGAAGCCGCTTCACTCCCTATACCTATACTCACAAAGTGTGTAGCAGCCCAGGAAAACTGGCTGTTAGGCACCACTTTGCATGGCTATGAAGGCAGTGGAAGAGGATTTGTATTAAGGCTGTTACCCAAGTTGCAACAGAGGGAGGTACCTGTTTACCACTTAAATGAACCTCTACGTTGGGTGCCAGATGATAGCTTAGAGACAATAACAAATACCCTATGCTTGTTTGACAGTGGTAACAGCCATGCGCAAAGTTTGCATACGCATAATACAAGCGCCATGGTTAACGCCATTCAGGTAATTGAAAAGCCGCTGCATACATTATCGGAACCCGCGCTACAGCAAGTAATGCAGCTACTTTCTTTAGCACACTACCAAACCACACCAGATGACCAAATGCGTCTATTAGACAGCCACGAATCCCGTTGCTTTTTAGCGTTTGCGGAAAAGGTTATTGTGGGTGTAGCGGTAATTCATATTGAAGGAGGCGAATGTTTAGCGCCCTTGGCTGTCGATATTGCCAATGGGCTAAGACGCCCACAAGGCCATTTAAGTGCTCAAAAGCTTGCCACAATAACAGGCCTTGCTCATGTTGCTACCCACCTATATTGGCGTATTAATCGCATTGCAGTTCACCCCGACTTTCAAAACAAAGGACTGGGCTCACACATGGTTAGCGCGTTGTCACAAGCCGCAAACGCACACCACGTGGATTGCTTAACCTCTTCCTACGGGCAATCAACGAGGCTCAATAAATTTTGGAAGGCCAATGGTTTTACCTGTGTAGAAAAGGGCGACAAAGTGAATAAAGCCAGTGGCGAAAGAAGTGCGTTAATTATAAAACCTGTGTCAAAAAGCTTTGAGAAGCTAGCTGATTTACTTGCGTGTATCTTTCAGCAAGAAAACTATGTTCCCCCAACCTCGCTAGATGAACTCCCCACGTCGCTAAAGGCGCTATATACAAAGCGGTTAAACGGATTTACTCGGGGCATAAAAAGCCTTGAACAAAGCGCTTATGCGCTGGCGTGCTTACACAACACACTTGAGTTCCAGCACCTAGAAAACAGTCTTAATAGATTTGTACCCTATTCCGCTGAAGGTACACCGCAAGCTCTGCCGTTATCTCTTCAACTAGCATTTCACTTACATCCTTTAGATAAACCATCACTAAGGAACATTTTTGGATGTACGAATAATAAAGCCCTTGTTCAAACGCTGAGGGAGTATACTAAGCACCTTCTGTTTGAAGCCACATTTGCAAACGGGTAA
- the pnuC gene encoding nicotinamide riboside transporter PnuC, which translates to MSDFTSHFLSQIAATSPLEWVAVLLAIGYVLLAAKQNSWCWLCAFVSTAIYTWLFWQVTLPFQSALNFFYMIMAGYGYYQWSKGGTDSSETKPVRSWPLWIHVTIVPSLLIGAWLLTQAAASQFNSDYLLLDACINVLSVVTTFMVAHKVLQNWVYWFFINLASAYLYLQVGYALSACLFLGYVGFSLFGYYQWLLQWKGQNERERHTASLTETT; encoded by the coding sequence GTGAGTGACTTTACTTCCCACTTTTTAAGTCAAATAGCCGCGACTTCACCACTAGAGTGGGTCGCTGTTCTATTAGCCATCGGGTATGTGCTGTTGGCAGCAAAACAAAATAGCTGGTGCTGGCTTTGTGCGTTTGTTAGTACCGCGATTTATACGTGGCTGTTTTGGCAAGTGACTTTACCTTTTCAATCGGCCCTCAACTTCTTCTATATGATAATGGCGGGATATGGCTATTATCAGTGGTCTAAGGGCGGTACCGACAGTTCAGAAACCAAGCCTGTGCGTTCTTGGCCGCTATGGATTCATGTCACCATTGTGCCTAGTTTACTGATAGGCGCTTGGTTGTTAACCCAGGCTGCAGCTTCGCAGTTTAACAGTGATTATTTATTGCTAGATGCGTGTATTAATGTATTAAGCGTTGTGACGACGTTTATGGTTGCGCACAAAGTGTTACAGAATTGGGTGTATTGGTTTTTCATCAATCTTGCTTCTGCCTATTTGTACTTACAAGTTGGGTATGCACTATCAGCGTGTCTGTTTTTAGGCTATGTCGGGTTTTCATTATTTGGTTACTATCAATGGCTGTTGCAATGGAAAGGGCAAAATGAACGAGAGAGACATACTGCTTCGCTTACAGAAACCACTTAA
- a CDS encoding acyl-CoA thioesterase: MRFLSRRLVMPNDLNYANSLFGGRALEWIDEEAAIWAICQLETNCLVTKHIGEISFESPALQGDIVEFGLETKAVGRTSITVSCLVRNKATKKTICFADDVVFVKVDPETRQPTAHGKTLEGLKAQTDDEVRRLNLNLDE; encoded by the coding sequence ATGCGCTTTCTGTCAAGACGCTTAGTTATGCCCAATGATTTAAATTATGCTAATTCTCTGTTTGGGGGGCGAGCGCTAGAATGGATTGATGAAGAAGCGGCGATATGGGCCATTTGTCAGCTAGAGACAAACTGCCTCGTCACTAAGCATATTGGCGAAATCAGTTTTGAGTCTCCTGCATTGCAAGGGGATATTGTTGAATTTGGATTAGAAACAAAAGCCGTAGGTAGAACGTCCATTACGGTAAGCTGTTTAGTTCGCAACAAAGCCACCAAGAAAACCATTTGTTTTGCAGATGATGTGGTTTTTGTCAAAGTTGATCCTGAAACTCGCCAGCCTACAGCACATGGTAAAACGCTAGAAGGGCTTAAGGCGCAAACCGACGATGAAGTTCGTCGCCTCAATTTAAATCTCGACGAATAA
- a CDS encoding ExbD/TolR family protein — MARKVRTEEEDAQIDMTPMLDIVFIMLIFFIVTTVFVKEAGIEVNKPDASQAILHKNANIFIAVTEDGSVWLDKREVSPDSVRANIERLLTEQPTDYVIIQADVKAKHGLVVEIMDQVKAAGVNRVSVAARG; from the coding sequence ATGGCTCGAAAAGTCAGAACCGAGGAAGAAGATGCACAGATCGACATGACGCCCATGTTGGACATCGTGTTTATCATGCTTATCTTCTTTATCGTTACCACTGTTTTCGTTAAAGAAGCAGGGATTGAAGTTAATAAGCCAGATGCGAGCCAGGCGATCCTTCATAAAAATGCGAATATCTTCATAGCAGTTACAGAAGATGGCAGCGTTTGGTTGGATAAACGTGAAGTGTCGCCGGACAGCGTTAGAGCGAATATTGAACGACTGCTTACCGAGCAGCCAACAGACTATGTAATCATTCAAGCTGATGTTAAAGCGAAGCATGGTTTGGTAGTTGAAATTATGGACCAAGTTAAAGCCGCTGGCGTTAACCGAGTCTCGGTAGCAGCAAGGGGTTAA
- a CDS encoding MotA/TolQ/ExbB proton channel family protein: MKPVFKSLLAAATFAVAATGAQAQEAKSLKELLEQVQDNRVSETRINKQREAEFQAARADKQALLRKAQSELKAEQGRGDRLQKQFSDNEVTLNEKSAELDQATGTLGEMFGVVRQAASEAYGRVSTSIVSAQFPGRSQFLAEMSEDSKGLPNIQELEDLWFALQKEMTEGGEVVRFTTEVVNLDGGSSQQEVVRIGTFNLVGADGYLTYDAENEIVQPLGRQPDGHFVASAEDLVDATSGLVPFYADPSQGAILGLLKQKATMSERYHAGGPVGYTITAMLIIGLLIGLYKLITLTIVGGKMRSQLKNPGSPSEGNPLGRILKVYQENKTADAENLELKLDEAILRELPRIESGINVIKIFAAIAPLLGLLGTVLGMIATFQTITLFGTGDPRMMAGSISMALVTTAQGIIAALPLILTHSIVASRSKSIIHILDEQTAGIVAAHSESEKA, from the coding sequence ATGAAACCAGTATTCAAATCTCTTTTAGCCGCTGCTACGTTCGCAGTTGCAGCAACCGGAGCTCAAGCTCAGGAAGCAAAGAGCCTGAAAGAACTGCTTGAACAGGTTCAGGATAACCGTGTTTCTGAAACACGTATTAATAAACAACGTGAAGCTGAGTTCCAAGCAGCACGTGCTGATAAGCAAGCGCTTCTTCGCAAAGCGCAAAGCGAACTTAAAGCAGAGCAAGGTCGTGGTGACCGTCTTCAAAAGCAATTTTCTGACAACGAAGTCACGTTGAACGAAAAATCTGCTGAGCTAGACCAAGCTACTGGTACGCTAGGCGAAATGTTCGGTGTTGTTCGTCAAGCCGCTTCTGAAGCTTATGGCCGTGTATCAACCTCTATCGTTAGTGCACAATTCCCAGGTCGTAGCCAGTTCCTAGCTGAAATGTCTGAAGATTCTAAAGGTCTTCCAAACATTCAAGAACTTGAAGATCTATGGTTTGCGTTACAGAAAGAAATGACAGAAGGCGGTGAAGTAGTTCGCTTCACAACTGAAGTTGTTAACCTTGACGGCGGTTCATCACAGCAAGAAGTTGTTCGTATTGGTACTTTCAACCTTGTTGGTGCAGACGGTTACCTAACGTACGATGCTGAAAACGAAATTGTTCAGCCTCTAGGTCGTCAGCCAGATGGTCACTTCGTAGCGTCTGCTGAAGATCTTGTTGATGCGACGTCTGGTCTTGTTCCTTTCTATGCTGACCCTTCTCAAGGTGCAATCCTTGGTCTATTGAAGCAGAAAGCAACAATGTCTGAGCGTTATCATGCAGGTGGTCCAGTAGGTTACACCATCACTGCTATGCTAATCATCGGTCTACTTATTGGTCTTTATAAGCTAATTACGTTAACCATCGTTGGTGGCAAAATGCGTTCACAGCTTAAGAACCCAGGTAGCCCATCTGAAGGTAACCCTCTAGGTCGTATCCTAAAAGTTTACCAAGAAAACAAAACTGCTGATGCAGAAAACCTTGAGCTTAAGCTTGATGAAGCGATTCTTCGTGAACTTCCACGTATTGAAAGCGGCATTAACGTAATCAAGATTTTCGCTGCTATCGCGCCTCTACTTGGTCTACTAGGTACAGTACTTGGTATGATTGCCACCTTCCAAACAATCACATTGTTCGGTACAGGTGACCCTCGTATGATGGCAGGAAGTATCTCTATGGCTCTTGTAACTACTGCTCAGGGTATCATCGCGGCATTGCCACTGATTCTTACTCACAGCATCGTAGCTTCTCGTAGCAAGTCAATCATCCACATTCTTGATGAGCAAACTGCGGGTATCGTAGCTGCTCACTCAGAGTCGGAGAAAGCGTAA